GCAGGTGCGCCTCGATGAGCTCGAGCCCCTTGTTCATGAGCGTTGCCGAGTTGATGGTCACGACGGGGCCCATCGTCCACGTGGGGTGGGCGAGAGCCTCCGAGGGTGTGACGGGCTTGAGCGCGTCCCGAGCACGCCCACGGAACGGACCACCCGACGCGGTGAGGATGAGCCTGCGCACCTCTCGGGGCTCCCCGGAGCGAAGGCACTGCGCGATCGCCGAGTGCTCGGAGTCCACCGGGACGATCTGGTCCGCACGCACCTGTGCGGCACCGACCAGCGCCCCACCGACGACGAGCGACTCCTTGTTCGCCAGCGCGAGAGTCGAACCGGCACGCAGCGCGGCGAGCGTCGGGGCGAGCCCGACCGACCCTGTGATGCCGTTGAGCACGACGTCGGCCCCCGAGCCAGCAACCACGGTGGCGGCGTCCGAGCCAGCGACGACCTCGACGGAGCCCGCAGCGCGGCCTGCCTGTCGCAGGCGCGCGTCGATCGCGTCGCGCACCGGACCGTGCCGGGTCTCGTCTGCGACCGCGACCGTGCGCACGCTCAGAGCGACGGCCTGCTCGGCGAGGAGGTCGACGTCCCGGCCTCCGGCGCTGATCGCCTCGACCTGGAAGCGGGTCGGGTGCCGGGTGATGACGTCGACAGCCTGTGTCCCGATCGAGCCGGTCGAACCGAGGATCGAGACGGTGCGAGGGCTACTCGACACCGAGCAGCACCTCGACGGCTCGTGCGAGGAACGCGTCCACCGGTGCCTCGGCATACCCGTCGCGCCCCTTACGCGACCGGAAGACTGCACCGCGCACCTCGACCGCAGTGAGGGTCTCGGTGTGGTCGAAGTACGCCACGAGACGCTCGCAGAGGTCGTCGACGTCGTCCTTGTCGTATCCGGGCCTGCCCCGAGCAGCGCTCTCGAAGCGCTCGCCGTCAGGACGTCCCAGACGCGCGTACAACGAGCGGGCACGGTCTGCGAGTTCGGCCATCCAGGCGCTCTGCCCCTGCGCGAGGATCACCTCGTGACGTTGTCGCGCGACGAAGGCGCTCTCGAGCCGGTCCAACGCCGCATCGACCTCGCTCGTCGTATAGCCGCCACGGGTCAGCTCGAACGTGCACGTCTGGATGTCGGTGCTCGTGAGCGGATCTGTGGCCACTCCCTCGTACACCTCGCGTGCATGGTCGAAGAAGTCGTCGACCTCATCCTTTTCGTACCCGAGCGTGAACCTCGAAACTGACGAGAACACCTTCGTCATCACTCTTCCTCTGCAGCCAGCTGCCCGCACGCGCCATCGATGTCGCTACCGCGTGTGTCCCGGATCGTGGTCGGGATCCCGTGCGCACGCAATCGTGCCACGAACTCCGCCTCGACGGCAGGGTCGCTCGCAGTCCAGATCGATCCAGGCGTGGGATTGAGCGGGATCGGGTTGACGTGAACCCAGCCCTTGCCACGAGCGTTGAGCTTCTCGCCGAGCATGTCGGCACGCCATCCCTGGTCGTTCATGTCCCGGATGAGGGCGTACTCGATGCTCACGCGTCGTCCGGTGACCACGAAATAGTTGCGTGCTGCGTCGAGGACCTCGTCGACCGACCAGCGGGTGTTGACCGGGACGAGCGTGCTGCGCAGCTCGTCGTCCGGCGCGTGCAGCGAGAGGGCGAGGGTGACGGGGATGCCCTCCTTCGAGAGCTTGTTCATCGCCGGCACGAGGCCCACGGTCGAGACAGTGATGTTCCGCGCGGACATCCCGAGGCCGTCCGGGGTCGGGGCGACGCACTGGCGCACGGTCCCCATCACAGCCTTGTAGTTGGCCAGCGGCTCCCCCATGCCCATGAACACGAGGTTGTTGAGCCGTGTAGCACCCCCGGGGATCTCACCGTCAGCCAACGACCGGGCTGCAGAACGCACCTGCTCGACGATCTCTGCCGTCGAGAGGTTGCGTGTCAGTCCGAGCTGACCCGTCGCGCAGAACGGGCACGCCATGCCGCACCCGGCCTGGCTCGACACGCAGAGGGTCGTCCGGTTGGTGTATCGCATGAGCACCGACTCGACCTTGACCTGGTCGAACAGGTGCCAGAGGGTCTTCACTGTCGTCCCACCGTCGGCCTCCATCGACCGAGACTGCGTGAGCAGCGCTGGAAAGAGCTCGGCGACAAGACGCTCTCGCGTGGCCTTCGGGAGGTCGGTCATCAGATCAGCATCACGGGTGAGGTGAGTGAAGTAGTGCGTCGCGAGCTGTTTTGCCCGGAACGGCTTCTCGCCGAGCTCAGTGACAGCCAGGACGCGTTCCTCAGGAGTCATGTCCGCAAAGTGGCGCGGCGGCTTGCCGCGGCGCGGGGCCGTCATGGTCAAGGTGAGCGGCGTGGGTTGTGCAGCCATGGTGAGATCCAGTCGTTGCGGGGGTGGTGCAGCGTCAGGCAGGAAGGTCAGGCGCCACGGAGAGCAAGAGGTAGACGAACGGCGCGGTCAGCAAGAGCGAGTCGAGACGGTCCAAGACGCCCCCGTGACCGGGCAACAACGAACCCATGTCCTTCAATTCTAGGTCGCGCTTGATGAGCGACTC
This sequence is a window from Sanguibacter antarcticus. Protein-coding genes within it:
- the dxr gene encoding 1-deoxy-D-xylulose-5-phosphate reductoisomerase, with amino-acid sequence MSSSPRTVSILGSTGSIGTQAVDVITRHPTRFQVEAISAGGRDVDLLAEQAVALSVRTVAVADETRHGPVRDAIDARLRQAGRAAGSVEVVAGSDAATVVAGSGADVVLNGITGSVGLAPTLAALRAGSTLALANKESLVVGGALVGAAQVRADQIVPVDSEHSAIAQCLRSGEPREVRRLILTASGGPFRGRARDALKPVTPSEALAHPTWTMGPVVTINSATLMNKGLELIEAHLLFDVPVADITVVVHPQSVVHSMVEFIDGSTIAQASPPDMRLPIALGLSWPERLDEVASPCSWTDPTAWTFEPLDETVFGAVRLARHVADLSGTHPAVYNAANEECVAAFLEGRIGFLDIVDTVEKVLEAHVEHADDLTLDAVLTAEGWARARAREILARR
- a CDS encoding DivIVA domain-containing protein produces the protein MTKVFSSVSRFTLGYEKDEVDDFFDHAREVYEGVATDPLTSTDIQTCTFELTRGGYTTSEVDAALDRLESAFVARQRHEVILAQGQSAWMAELADRARSLYARLGRPDGERFESAARGRPGYDKDDVDDLCERLVAYFDHTETLTAVEVRGAVFRSRKGRDGYAEAPVDAFLARAVEVLLGVE
- the rlmN gene encoding 23S rRNA (adenine(2503)-C(2))-methyltransferase RlmN; this translates as MAAQPTPLTLTMTAPRRGKPPRHFADMTPEERVLAVTELGEKPFRAKQLATHYFTHLTRDADLMTDLPKATRERLVAELFPALLTQSRSMEADGGTTVKTLWHLFDQVKVESVLMRYTNRTTLCVSSQAGCGMACPFCATGQLGLTRNLSTAEIVEQVRSAARSLADGEIPGGATRLNNLVFMGMGEPLANYKAVMGTVRQCVAPTPDGLGMSARNITVSTVGLVPAMNKLSKEGIPVTLALSLHAPDDELRSTLVPVNTRWSVDEVLDAARNYFVVTGRRVSIEYALIRDMNDQGWRADMLGEKLNARGKGWVHVNPIPLNPTPGSIWTASDPAVEAEFVARLRAHGIPTTIRDTRGSDIDGACGQLAAEEE